From Phyllopteryx taeniolatus isolate TA_2022b chromosome 18, UOR_Ptae_1.2, whole genome shotgun sequence, the proteins below share one genomic window:
- the LOC133468152 gene encoding diacylglycerol kinase eta-like isoform X1: protein MTKGGKWIREAAKTHKLVEQELAHAVNVSARVLTEAKPSSPEFWSRSTAVEIVNSSKVVQAETTLLLDGKHPSEFPEEEGLRLTPKSLSAELHKLDDIHWICPLMHCAEECLHVACMQQSAAIS, encoded by the exons ATGACAAAGGGAGGTAAATG GATCCGCGAGGCCGCCAAGACCCACAAGCTGGTGGAGCAGGAGCTGGCACACGCCGTCAACGTCAGCGCCAGGGTGCTGACCGAGGCCAAGCCGTCCAGCCCTGAG TTTTGGAGTCGCAGCACAGCCGTGGAAATTGTCAACAGCAGCAAAGTTGTCCAGGCAGAGACAACCCTGCTTCTGGATGGAAAACATCCG TCCGAGTTCCCCGAGGAAGAGGGGCTCCGCTTAACCCCGAAGAGCCTGAGTGCTGAGCTCCACAAACTGGATGACATCCACTGGATCTGTCCACTAATGCACTGTGCTGAGGAG TGTCTACACGTTGCTTGCATGCAGCAGAGTGCAGCCATCTCTTAG
- the LOC133468152 gene encoding diacylglycerol kinase eta-like isoform X3 → MTKGGKWIREAAKTHKLVEQELAHAVNVSARVLTEAKPSSPEFWSRSTAVEIVNSSKVVQAETTLLLDGKHPSEFPEEEGLRLTPKSLSAELHKLDDIHWICPLMHCAEEEDGM, encoded by the exons ATGACAAAGGGAGGTAAATG GATCCGCGAGGCCGCCAAGACCCACAAGCTGGTGGAGCAGGAGCTGGCACACGCCGTCAACGTCAGCGCCAGGGTGCTGACCGAGGCCAAGCCGTCCAGCCCTGAG TTTTGGAGTCGCAGCACAGCCGTGGAAATTGTCAACAGCAGCAAAGTTGTCCAGGCAGAGACAACCCTGCTTCTGGATGGAAAACATCCG TCCGAGTTCCCCGAGGAAGAGGGGCTCCGCTTAACCCCGAAGAGCCTGAGTGCTGAGCTCCACAAACTGGATGACATCCACTGGATCTGTCCACTAATGCACTGTGCTGAGGAG GAAGACGGGATGTGA
- the LOC133468152 gene encoding diacylglycerol kinase eta-like isoform X2, whose translation MTKGGKWIREAAKTHKLVEQELAHAVNVSARVLTEAKPSSPEFWSRSTAVEIVNSSKVVQAETTLLLDGKHPSEFPEEEGLRLTPKSLSAELHKLDDIHWICPLMHCAEEVAGRCAGAYPI comes from the exons ATGACAAAGGGAGGTAAATG GATCCGCGAGGCCGCCAAGACCCACAAGCTGGTGGAGCAGGAGCTGGCACACGCCGTCAACGTCAGCGCCAGGGTGCTGACCGAGGCCAAGCCGTCCAGCCCTGAG TTTTGGAGTCGCAGCACAGCCGTGGAAATTGTCAACAGCAGCAAAGTTGTCCAGGCAGAGACAACCCTGCTTCTGGATGGAAAACATCCG TCCGAGTTCCCCGAGGAAGAGGGGCTCCGCTTAACCCCGAAGAGCCTGAGTGCTGAGCTCCACAAACTGGATGACATCCACTGGATCTGTCCACTAATGCACTGTGCTGAGGAG gtcgcggggcgctgcgccggagcctatcccatctga